The Theileria equi strain WA chromosome 2 map unlocalized gcontig_1105316255037, whole genome shotgun sequence genomic sequence CCACGATGAAAGACGATGGGTGGACCCTGGTTAGTGGTAAACGTGTTTCTCGGAACAAGGTATCGAGCCATTTTGGGTCATTGCACAGCTGCGCTGGCGCAGACGATACGACTATACAAAAGAGTGTCTCTAGGATTGAAAACATGATCACAGGCACACTAAATTCATCgcaaaaatttataaaacatCTAGTTAAGACACTAAATGGCCGCTTACGCATAACAAATGGTACTCGTTTGGTAGCGCTGGGATGCGGAACTCCTACAAACTCTACACTTCCCTTGATTAGGTCATGTTCATTTCAATGGAATATTTGTATAATACTAAGGGATATATTTGAGCTGGATTCCGTGGATATTTTTGACCCTGTAATGACCTCTACCGATCGCAACATCTGGGATCTGCTTATTAACAAAAGACACATTAGCAAGGCCACACAATGTGGATTTTTATATAGTAACACAATCTATGATACACATGACGAGGACTTTGAAGGAAAAGACGCGC encodes the following:
- a CDS encoding hypothetical protein (encoded by transcript BEWA_041180A), yielding MKDDGWTLVSGKRVSRNKVSSHFGSLHSCAGADDTTIQKSVSRIENMITGTLNSSQKFIKHLVKTLNGRLRITNGTRLVALGCGTPTNSTLPLIRSCSFQWNICIILRDIFELDSVDIFDPVMTSTDRNIWDLLINKRHISKATQCGFLYSNTIYDTHDEDFEGKDAQLLLYMPHCEAFLYKEILNGVSQGKDPLDSAKQLANLDTNSDLRRNYDLERTVLIGNSITRYQKEDCSFLPQKIVKNMTETPLQDFPEHTEAFNNTFIITFT